A region of Ictidomys tridecemlineatus isolate mIctTri1 chromosome 4, mIctTri1.hap1, whole genome shotgun sequence DNA encodes the following proteins:
- the C4H9orf153 gene encoding uncharacterized protein C9orf153 homolog, giving the protein MSLPRDNNSAKVDRTPSFQICSLPELYASVENFRKNRKNSILLKTHGISPKEAQKILSKNLDERSLISKTGVKEDPQSIFMYTVGKKEDEKKESMVELLHRSLLMDPLPPKPPLSKSQKRLAQIGIPPPIHTFPYNIMDDHSSAFPKSTIIKKIQSIKILGFPDSIHEKMIYEDKVPRYVSANPGNPNRSEKQFMDLRDLEWKYVKGLAKWKCTTPVSFMDIKYNTEKRFVESQNMPGFISPTLVHKSLVIYPQTSFLNWNI; this is encoded by the exons ATGTCCCTCCCGAGAGACAACAATTCAGCTAAAGTTGATAGGACACCATCATTTCAGATATGTTCG CTGCCCGAATTATATGCATCAGTTGAGAATTTTAGGAAGAACAGAAAGAATTCAATTCTTCTAAAAACGCATGGCATTTCACCTAAGGAAGCACAGAAAATACTTAGTAAAAACCTGGATGAAAGGTCACTCATCAGCAAAACTGGTGTGAAAGAAGACCCCCAGTCTATTTTCATGTATACAGTGGGTAAAAAAGAGGATGAAAAGAAAGAATCCATGGTGGAGCTTCTCCACCGCAGCTTACTAATGGACCCACTCCCTCCAAAACCGCCACTCTCCAAGTCCCAAAAAAGACTGGCTCAGATTGGGATCCCTCCTCCCATACATACATTTCCTTATAACATTATGGATGATCATTCCAGCGCTTTCCCGAAGTCTACCATTATTAAGAAGATTCAGAGCATCAAAATATTAGGCTTTCCTGATTCCATCCATGAGAAGATGATCTATGAAGACAAAGTTCCCAGATACGTTTCAGCAAACCCAGGTAATCCAAACAGA tcagaaaaacaattcaTGGATCTAAGGGATCTGGAATGGAAATATGTTAAGGGGCTTGCAAAATGGAAGTGCACTACTCCAGTTTCATTCATGGACATAAAATACAACACGGAGAAGAGATTTGTAGAGAGCCAGAATATGCCTGGTTTTATTTCCCCTACACTGGTTCATAAGTCTTTAGTCATTTATCCTCAGACTAGTTTTCTTAACTGGAACatatag
- the Isca1 gene encoding iron-sulfur cluster assembly 1 homolog, mitochondrial isoform X4, translating to MLTPSAVNKIKQLLKDKPEHVGVKVGVRTRGCNGLSYTLEYTKTKGDSDEEVVQDGVRVFIEKKAQLTLLGTEMDYVEDKLSSEFVFNNPNIKGTCGCGESFNI from the exons ATGCTG acaCCTTCAGCAGTAAACAAGATAAAACAGCTTCTTAAAGATAAGCCTGAGCAC GTAGGTGTGAAAGTCGGTGTCCGAACTAGGGGTTGTAATGGCCTTTCTTACACTCTGGAATATACAAAGACAAAGGGAGATTCTGATGAAGAAGTTGTTCAAGATG gAGTCAGAGTGTTCATCGAAAAGAAAGCACAGCTGACACTTTTAGGAACAGAAATGGACTATGTTGAAGACAAATTATCCAGTGAGTTTGTCTTCAATAACCCAAACATCAAAGGAACTTGTGGCTGTGGAGAAAGCTTTAATATTTGA